In the genome of Nymphaea colorata isolate Beijing-Zhang1983 chromosome 9, ASM883128v2, whole genome shotgun sequence, one region contains:
- the LOC116260854 gene encoding PH, RCC1 and FYVE domains-containing protein 1 — MGGSEFGRTAPVNRDIEQAIIALKKGAQLLKYGSRGKPKLCHFRLSVDERYLIWFSGNEEKSLKINSITKITRGQVNFQQQARSENFCQSFSLVYRNGEKSLDLICKDNEQAESWYLGLKSLISGSNNGKAPSLLRNDGGAHSYSNSPISYAQRKHIPELLEGSAILSQDIGPPLKGHRSTVLAKKCSSDGLLLSPNIHSLPEQAFLSDKGSVIDLALPLSHLAKSGRRAEQTMESVNSEGHRVSSSSIISSSSNGCLLDDHDSLNDILLWGEGIEGFILGGRIDQSSGQQADCLLPKLLESAIALDVSSISCGEKHAALITKRGEVFCWGKENGGRLGHKINVDVTCPKIVEALSSVNVEVAKCGESHTCALSRTGEVYIWGGSTQGFDTLADGSRKSLWLPHRISLEGIQISSIACGAWHTALISSSGAVFTFGEGIFGALGHGNLESICQPRQVESLNGFKVKSVACGQWHTAAIVEIPNKFSDGNSPGCKLFTWGDGDKGKLGHANKERKLVPTIVASLAENDFLQVSCGQMMTIALTVSGTVFTMGSSMHGQLGNPHAKDGAISIVEGALKCEHVKEISSGSCHVAVLTSKGNVYTWGKGANGRLGLGDVEDRNCPALVEGLKDRHVRSVTCGSSFTAVICRHKAISSTDQSLCSGCKMVFGFTRKKHHCYNCGFTFCHACSSKKTMNASLAPNKSKYYRVCDQCFAQLRSLEEFSAGQETPSSRHLSMMHKLAISNLKHLKSEPAYMVSQAFSPKLGGHEQLKYYEGKNFRQGRGIQLSNSFASFSLEPQRWGQVECPRHFTTFNSATSNVHSKKEALSVFPTHAPEGKLPAANTSIGGFEDAKVNQSTAELVEEIQRLRVEAKNLEEQCKMKEEKIQHYKEGIKETWTLASEEVAKCKAAKDVIKVLAARLKEMSEKFATEKQEIVVKKILAPKESQELEDAQVLEDNLHTSSTQNGSCSPIESSNGSLIVGREKVMHHTLLSDTKSESRDLSQNPGNMLKTEDGHPPFSEWVEQDEPGVYITFMALPNGQKELKRVRFSRKRFSEKEAETWWAENRLRVHYKYNVIGTGGTGIGSRIGESHYRLSKNY, encoded by the exons ATGGGTGGCAGTGAATTTGGAAGAACGGCGCCTGTGAACAGGGACATTGAACAG GCCATCATCGCATTGAAGAAAGGTGCACAGCTTCTGAAGTATGGAAGCAGAGGGAAACCTAAACTATGTCATTTCAGGCTGTCTGTG GATGAAAGATACCTTATATGGTTCTCTGGCAATGAGGAAAAAAGTCTCAAAATAAACTCTATCACAAAGATTACTCGAGGACAG GTAAATTTCCAGCAACAAGCTCGGTCAGAAAATTTCTGCCAATCCTTCTCATTAGTCTATAGGAATGGTGAGAAGTCCCTTGATCTG ATATGCAAGGACAATGAACAAGCAGAATCTTGGTATCTGGGTCTGAAGTCACTAATATCTGGTTCAAACAATGGGAAGGCTCCCTCACTTTTGAGAAATGATGGAGGTGCACATTCTTATTCAAATAGCCCAATTAGCTATGCTCAAAGGAAGCATATCCCAGAACTTCTTGAAGGATCAGCTATACTTTCACAG GATATTGGACCACCACTGAAGGGTCATAGGTCGACTGTGTTAGCAAAGAAGTGTTCCTCTGATGGACTTTTGTTATCTCCAAATATCCACTCTTTGCCAGAACAAGCTTTCTTATCAGATAAAGGGTCCGTCATTGATCTTGCACTTCCACTTTCTCATTTAGCCAAATCTGGTCGTCGTGCAGAACAAACAATGGAAAGTGTGAATAGCGAAGGACATAGGGTGAGTTCGTCTAGCATAATTAGCTCTTCTAGCAATGGGTGCTTGTTGGATGATCATGACTCTTTGAATGATATACTGTTATGGGGAGAAGGGATAGAGGGGTTCATATTAGGTGGTAGAATTGATCAATCTTCTGGTCAGCAAGCCGATTGTCTATTGCCCAAATTACTGGAATCAGCTATAGCATTGGATGTCTCCAGTATCTCATGTGGTGAAAAGCATGCAGCATTGATTACCAAAAGGGGAGAGGTTTTCTGTTGGGGGAAAGAGAATGGTGGCAGATTGGGTCATAAGATCAATGTGGATGTGACTTGTCCAAAGATTGTTGAAGCCCTTTCTAGTGTAAACGTGGAAGTGGCCAAGTGTGGAGAATCACATACTTGTGCATTATCAAGAACTGGTGAAGTTTATATTTGGGGTGGCAGTACTCAAGGCTTTGATACTTTAGCTGATGGAAGCAGAAAGAGTTTGTGGCTGCCACATAGGATATCACTAGAGGGCATCCAGATCTCAAGCATTGCTTGTGGAGCCTGGCATACTGCCCTTATTTCTTCTTCTGGTGCTGTATTTACATTTGGTGAGGGAATATTTGGAGCTCTTGGGCATGGTAATCTTGAAAGCATCTGCCAACCTAGACAAGTGGAATCCTTGAATGGCTTTAAGGTAAAATCTGTGGCGTGTGGTCAATGGCACACAGCTGCTATAGTGGAAATTCCGAATAAGTTCTCGGATGGTAACTCTCCTGGTTGCAAATTGTTTACTTGGGGTGATGGAGATAAAGGGAAACTTGGTCATGCTAACAAAGAGAGGAAGCTTGTTCCTACTATTGTTGCATCACTGGCAGAAAATGATTTTCTCCAAGTCTCCTGTGGACAAATGATGACCATAGCACTGACAGTTTCAGGTACTGTCTTCACCATGGGAAGTTCAATGCATGGCCAGCTAGGGAACCCCCATGCCAAAGATGGAGCTATTTCAATTGTTGAGGGTGCATTAAAATGTGAGCATGTCAAAGAGATTTCATCTGGGTCCTGTCATGTTGCAGTTTTGACATCTAAAGGTAACGTCTATACTTGGGGAAAGGGTGCAAATGGAAGGTTAGGATTGGGTGATGTTGAGGACAGGAACTGCCCAGCTCTAGTGGAAGGACTCAAAGATAGGCATGTTAGGAGTGTCACTTGTGGGTCAAGTTTCACTGCAGTGATTTGTCGCCACAAAGCAATCTCAAGCACTGATCAGTCATTGTGCTCTGGATGCAAAATGGTCTTTGGTTTTACTAGGAAGAAACACCATTGTTATAACTGTGGTTTTACTTTTTGCCATGCATGTAGCAGCAAGAAAACTATGAACGCCTCTCTAGCaccaaacaaaagcaaatattaTCGCGTATGCGATCAATGTTTTGCTCAATTAAGAAGCTTGGAGGAATTTTCAGCTGGCCAAGAAACCCCTAGCTCCAGACACCTTTCAATGATGCATAAGTTAGCTATTTCTAATTTGAAACATCTCAAGTCAGAGCCTGCATATATGGTGTCACAAGCCTTCTCCCCAAAACTGGGTGGTCATGAGCAGCTAAAATATTATGAAGGAAAGAACTTTAGGCAGGGGAGAGGGATACAGTTATCAAATTCCTTTGCCTCATTTTCTCTTGAACCACAACGATGGGGTCAGGTGGAATGCCCTAGGCATTTCACCACATTCAATTCTGCCACTTCTAATGTCCATTCGAAGAAAGAAGCACTTTCAGTCTTTCCCACGCATGCACCTGAAGGTAAACTCCCTGCTGCAAATACAAGCATTGGTGGGTTTGAAGATGCAAAAGTGAACCAGTCCACAGCAGAGCTTGTTGAGGAAATACAGAGATTGAGGGTTGAG GCCAAGAACCTTGAGGAACAATGCAAAATGAAGGAGGAGAAGATTCAGCATTACAAAGAAGGCATTAAAGAAACTTGGACACTTGCAAGTGAGGAAGTTGCCAAGTGTAAAGCAGCAAAAGATGTTATAAAAGTCTTGGCAGCTCGA CTGAAGGAAATGTCAGAGAAGTTTGCAACTGAAAAGCAGGAGATTGTTGTTAAGAAGATTTTGGCCCCTAAGGAATCTCAAGAGCTTGAGGATGCCCAAGTGCTTGAGGACAACTTACATACGTCCTCCACTCAGAATGGTTCATGCAGCCCAATTGAATCATCAAATGGTTCACTGATAGTTGGACGTGAGAAGGTTATGCATCACACTTTGCTTAGTGATACGAAGTCTGAATCCAGAGATCTTAGTCAAAATCCTGGGAACATGTTGAAAACAGAAGATGGGCATCCACCTTTCTCGGAATGGGTGGAACAAGATGAGCCTGGTGTATATATCACATTCATGGCTTTACCAAATGGCCAGAAGGAGCTGAAGCGCGTGAGATTCAG CCGCAAGCGATTTAGTGAAAAGGAAGCAGAGACCTGGTGGGCAGAGAATCGGCTAAGGGTGCATTACAAATACAATGTCATTGGAACT GGTGGAACTGGAATTGGTAGCCGAATTGGTGAATCCCATTATAGGTTGTCAAAGAACTACTGA
- the LOC116260754 gene encoding flocculation protein FLO11-like: MGVQENSFAICSATSDASSKSLLPEVSIPLSISAVQPGEIDSQGDDQVPKVRKPYTITKQRERWTEDEHKKFLEALKLYGRAWRKIEEHIGTKTAVQIRSHAQKFFTKVVRETASNGAGSSNAIEIPPPRPKRKPAHPYPRKLTNICKKELSVVLPENRYPSVPSAMGSSATFSSVIQQENGSPLSASSATGFDPNESNQVNCQSPVSSVEGSNPPSSVLSEQENGFPSSSSSSANFSPLGPSVHGEYNGSSSPAPKSNESSSQDQPSTNVDSGTSNATEVVVPPMEIYDGCASKRLSSETKATSLKLFGKTVFVTDGQRPSATATTPSMTEDQKSSASAFGKEDSAENSTRDENFQTETHLTCQPQIPLEKSSLLQDPVKDSSCKSTWNLMHSDVPRMFYCLQYPQKDPNLDGVAVAPRWAVYGNFPFFMQSSAPNDPSNPTDAGMPCGTGGVANLNLGGAPRHSAMSAVDNNNKETGSPAGSGTSSASERCAVEDRFSFSNEGKFGCRNSGLFNRIRSSGKGFVPYRRCIAETGTEEMPPLDGNKEEKRIRLCL, translated from the exons ATGGGAGTCCAG GAAAACAGTTTCGCCATATGTTCAGCAACGAGTGACGCATCTAGCAAAAGTTTGCTTCCTGAAGTTAGTATACCACTATCAATAAGTGCGGTTCAGCCAGGGGAGATTGATTCACAGGGAGATGACCAAGTACCTAAG GTGAGGAAACCTTATACAATCACCAAACAACGTGAGAGGTGGACAGAGGATGAGCATAAGAAATTTTTGGAGGCTCTAAAGTTGTATGGTCGGGCCTGGAGAAAAATAGAAG AGCACATAGGAACAAAGACTGCTGTTCAAATTCGAAGCCATGCTCAGAAATTCTTCACCAAG GTTGTTCGCGAGACAGCCAGCAATGGGGCAGGCTCTTCTAACGCCATAGAGATTCCTCCTCCTAGGCCAAAAAGAAAGCCCGCACACCCATATCCTCGCAAATTAACAAACATATGCAAGAAGGAGTTGTCAGTTGTCCTCCCGGAAAACAGGTACCCGTCAGTCCCATCAGCCATGGGATCAAGTGCGACGTTTTCGTCAGTCATCCAACAAGAAAACGGGTCTCCATTATCAGCGTCATCTGCAACTGGTTTTGACCCGAATGAATCTAACCAAGTGAATTGTCAGTCACCTGTTTCATCTGTTGAGGGCTCAAATCCACCATCCTCGGTGCTTTCTGAACAAGAAAATGGGTttccttcatcatcttcatcatctgcCAATTTTAGTCCTTTGGGCCCGTCTGTTCATGGTGAATACAACGGATCTTCTTCACCAGCTCCTAAGTCTAATGAATCAAGCTCGCAGGATCAACCGTCCACG AATGTGGATTCGGGCACTTCTAATGCAACGGAAGTAGTAGTGCCGCCGATGGAAATTTATGATGGATGTGCCAGCAAAAGATTGTCGTCGGAAACTAAAGCAACAAGCCTTAAACTTTTTGGCAAGACGGTCTTTGTTACCGACGGTCAGCGCCCTTCTGCCACCGCAACCACACCAAGCATGACAGAAGACCAAAAATCATCAGCTTCTGCTTTCGGGAAAGAAGATTCTGCGGAGAATTCCACCAgggatgaaaattttcaaactgaaACCCATTTGACTTGCCAGCCCCAAATTcctcttgaaaaatcatcactACTGCAGGACCCTGTAAAAGATTCTTCGTGCAAAAGCACCTGGAACTTAATGCATTCTGACGTTCCACGAATGTTTTACTGCTTGCAATATCCACAGAAGGACCCGAACCTCGACGGGGTGGCTGTTGCTCCACGGTGGGCTGTATATGGAAACTTCCCCTTCTTTATGCAGTCCTCCGCTCCAAATGATCCAAGTAATCCAACCGATGCTGGGATGCCCTGTGGAACAGGAGGCGTTGCCAACCTTAATCTGGGCGGCGCACCCCGCCACTCGGCGATGTCTGCAGTGGACAACAACAATAAGGAGACAGGTTCTCCAGCAGGTTCAGGGACATCTTCGGCAAGCGAACGTTGCGCCGTGGAGGACCGTTTCAGTTTCTCCAATGAGGGGAAATTTGGTTGTCGAAATTCTGGTTTGTTTAATCGAATAAGAAGCAGCGGAAAGGGGTTTGTCCCATACAGAAGGTGCATTGCGGAGACGGGCACCGAAGAAATGCCACCCCTCGATGGCAACAAGGAAGAGAAACGAATCCGGCTGTGCCTGTAG